One genomic window of Arthrobacter sp. KBS0703 includes the following:
- a CDS encoding SCO4226 family nickel-binding protein: MPEFMDVHRNMAGITKEDLQAAHDADLAIQGEEKVDFKSAWADPDAGVVYCLSEAPSADAVRRIHERTGHPADEVHPLPIRV, translated from the coding sequence ATGCCGGAATTCATGGATGTCCATCGCAATATGGCGGGAATAACCAAGGAGGACCTGCAAGCGGCGCACGATGCCGACCTTGCAATTCAGGGCGAGGAAAAGGTCGACTTCAAAAGCGCCTGGGCCGATCCCGACGCAGGCGTCGTCTACTGCCTGTCGGAGGCCCCCTCGGCGGACGCGGTGAGGCGCATTCACGAGCGTACGGGCCACCCCGCGGACGAGGTGCACCCCCTTCCGATTAGGGTCTGA
- a CDS encoding type IV secretory system conjugative DNA transfer family protein, translating into MEQRIFRLARAGGIDTNPTTFTQRAGTFASAATNSGQATLLTRRESSGLNGYLILPAASLGTNAPLHLAHTVGARAEEAQMPEDLGDTPPIGTLNYLPSPALRETQSGIDPTELPRLLANAMPEGSWVAVTMRKPSNKERKFYTPWLGNRLGTAVPTHHSTSPTAIAVSITAGGSSKEEVTSLLSQVTAGLPGFDLDSGVRFAPTKHGLFFGLPIGLLLAAATLFGLPQLPAEYAAYIPAGIAPLLYGISGVAVLLGLAALAGRISSPDTKLRNRLAQPVFAPPAARRGRPRPPRKEQTVRGSRTINGERVPFEKYVPASDGDYPLAPDTFMVGPNVVVGMVSPHAGAVSGAAATRARATPPVMLQQIGPLLGTNDDGSAHLSAAAMLFGVAVVGRPSSGKSLLVRSLFGWHCLERVNPSGKPGYPGARNTLIAFESKGDGVAKYVNWAHTLGDKILTIDAADPRTPAIDLFAVPGDNAAKAVFFTNALKYTFGSEAIGPRSFPTIVAILTAALSVDDRVIDSIEDRDERILKHGMSPLYYAFQLLAGTSDKIAVQLATGIKALGIKLRERGTPDETLEQAYIAISSLFEDRTESARRPFLEPPRNKFEQLLIMEDWWTPSRKKVTWQQILEGHRSVVINTGSSPSGILLDDEQNQQISSLLMYSMQNGMKRTCSGWLEQRRYVTIFADELSLLAGTSPEVVAWIRDQGRSYGIRAILATQRPEQLGAALRNNFLTYSTLISFAQTDVTAAGEVAADVGSNSEWTTEDIQHLAPFHVVVRSEVEQSRQSAFIVKLPNFEADISTYAAAQGYTHEPAGAFPW; encoded by the coding sequence ATGGAGCAGCGCATTTTTCGCCTGGCACGAGCCGGCGGCATCGACACAAACCCCACAACCTTCACTCAGCGGGCCGGAACTTTCGCCTCGGCCGCGACCAACTCCGGCCAGGCCACTCTCCTGACCCGGCGCGAGTCCAGCGGGTTGAACGGTTACCTGATTCTTCCGGCCGCCTCGCTCGGAACCAACGCCCCGCTGCACCTGGCGCACACCGTCGGCGCCCGCGCCGAAGAGGCACAAATGCCGGAGGATCTGGGTGACACCCCGCCCATCGGGACGCTCAACTACCTGCCGTCCCCGGCGCTTCGCGAGACACAGTCCGGCATTGATCCGACCGAGCTGCCGCGGCTGCTGGCCAACGCCATGCCCGAAGGTTCCTGGGTGGCTGTCACGATGCGGAAACCCTCCAACAAGGAGCGGAAGTTCTACACGCCGTGGCTCGGGAACAGACTGGGCACCGCCGTCCCGACGCACCACTCCACTTCCCCGACGGCGATCGCTGTCTCCATCACCGCCGGCGGATCCTCGAAGGAGGAAGTGACGTCCCTGCTCTCCCAGGTCACCGCGGGCCTGCCCGGTTTCGATCTGGACTCCGGTGTCCGCTTCGCCCCGACGAAGCACGGACTGTTCTTCGGCCTGCCGATCGGTCTGCTCCTTGCCGCGGCAACACTGTTCGGTCTTCCGCAGCTGCCGGCCGAGTACGCCGCCTACATCCCCGCGGGCATCGCACCGCTCCTGTACGGGATCTCCGGTGTGGCAGTTCTCCTCGGGCTTGCCGCCCTCGCCGGACGCATCTCCTCCCCGGACACGAAGCTCCGCAACCGCCTCGCGCAGCCGGTGTTCGCACCTCCGGCGGCACGCCGCGGACGGCCCCGGCCGCCTCGGAAAGAGCAGACGGTCCGCGGCAGCCGGACCATCAACGGTGAGAGGGTACCGTTCGAAAAGTACGTCCCCGCCTCCGACGGCGACTACCCGCTGGCCCCGGACACGTTCATGGTCGGACCCAACGTTGTCGTCGGCATGGTCTCCCCGCACGCCGGTGCCGTCTCCGGCGCCGCGGCCACGCGCGCCCGGGCAACTCCGCCGGTGATGCTCCAGCAGATCGGTCCGCTGCTGGGCACCAACGACGACGGCTCGGCCCACCTGTCCGCGGCCGCCATGCTCTTCGGCGTCGCCGTGGTCGGCAGGCCCAGCTCGGGAAAATCCCTGTTGGTCAGGTCCCTGTTCGGGTGGCACTGCCTGGAGCGGGTCAACCCTTCCGGCAAGCCCGGCTATCCCGGCGCCCGCAACACCCTCATCGCATTCGAGTCCAAAGGCGACGGCGTCGCCAAGTACGTGAACTGGGCCCACACCCTCGGCGATAAGATCCTCACCATCGACGCCGCTGACCCGCGCACACCTGCCATCGACCTCTTCGCTGTCCCGGGTGACAACGCGGCCAAGGCTGTCTTCTTCACCAACGCGCTGAAGTACACGTTCGGCTCCGAAGCCATCGGGCCGCGGTCCTTCCCGACAATCGTCGCGATCCTTACCGCCGCCCTGTCAGTTGACGACCGGGTCATCGATTCCATCGAGGACCGGGACGAGCGGATCCTCAAGCACGGCATGTCCCCGCTCTACTACGCCTTCCAGCTGCTCGCCGGAACCTCGGACAAAATCGCTGTCCAGCTCGCCACCGGCATCAAGGCCCTGGGCATCAAGCTGCGCGAACGCGGCACCCCCGACGAGACCTTGGAGCAGGCATACATTGCCATCTCCTCCCTCTTTGAGGACCGCACCGAATCAGCCCGCCGGCCATTCCTGGAACCGCCGCGCAACAAGTTCGAACAGCTCCTGATCATGGAGGACTGGTGGACTCCGTCGCGCAAGAAGGTCACCTGGCAGCAGATTCTGGAAGGCCACCGCTCCGTGGTCATCAACACCGGGTCCTCACCGTCGGGCATCCTGCTCGATGACGAACAGAACCAGCAGATCTCCTCGCTGCTGATGTACTCAATGCAGAACGGGATGAAGCGGACATGCTCGGGCTGGCTTGAACAGCGCAGGTACGTGACCATCTTCGCGGACGAACTTTCCCTGCTGGCCGGCACGTCACCGGAAGTTGTCGCCTGGATCCGAGACCAGGGCCGGTCCTACGGCATCCGGGCGATCCTTGCCACCCAACGGCCCGAGCAGCTGGGCGCCGCACTGCGGAACAACTTCCTCACCTATTCGACGCTGATCTCCTTCGCCCAGACGGACGTGACCGCCGCGGGCGAGGTCGCCGCCGACGTCGGCTCCAACAGCGAATGGACCACCGAAGACATCCAGCACCTGGCGCCCTTCCATGTCGTCGTCCGCTCCGAAGTCGAGCAGAGCCGGCAGTCCGCGTTCATCGTCAAGCTCCCCAACTTCGAAGCAGACATCTCCACCTACGCAGCCGCGCAGGGATACACCCATGAACCCGCAGGAGCATTCCCTTGGTAA
- a CDS encoding HNH endonuclease, producing the protein MTTAEEFYLHYSRQGSAGWFGRLGRLRQAIIQCDGPAVLDILKSRCTIDPEDPGACWIWTGAKRSGYGFIGRGPTNRLAHRVSWEAIRSFTEELGALSVHHKCGVRLCINPQHLAAVTHLENIAEMFSRKQYERRIHELEEALRQLDPDHPLLRRLPKPLPPEE; encoded by the coding sequence GTGACCACTGCGGAAGAGTTTTACCTCCATTACAGCCGACAAGGAAGCGCCGGCTGGTTTGGCCGCTTGGGGCGGTTGAGGCAGGCCATCATTCAATGCGACGGCCCGGCAGTACTCGACATACTCAAGTCGCGGTGCACCATCGATCCCGAAGATCCCGGTGCCTGTTGGATCTGGACAGGAGCCAAGCGTTCCGGCTACGGGTTCATCGGCCGCGGGCCCACCAACCGATTGGCCCACCGGGTCTCGTGGGAGGCCATCCGTTCCTTTACTGAAGAGCTGGGGGCTCTAAGCGTTCATCACAAGTGCGGAGTCCGGCTTTGCATTAATCCTCAGCACCTGGCCGCTGTAACTCATCTCGAAAACATCGCGGAGATGTTTAGTCGGAAGCAATACGAACGCCGGATCCATGAACTGGAGGAGGCTCTTCGCCAGCTCGATCCCGATCACCCTCTCCTGAGACGTTTGCCGAAGCCGCTCCCGCCGGAAGAGTGA
- a CDS encoding metallophosphoesterase, translating to MTEDEIGPPLAVVGDWHGQQGWALAAIRSAAREGVKHMIHVGDFGLDWPGAKRGRYENRLNKVLAEHAVSLTLSIGNHDNVWTAKRLPVQEDGLATFQGNIRVLPRGGRTTIQGLRIGGLGGALSVDKAWRTEGKDWWPNEEPTVEEAERLIAGGPLDILITHDAPAGVPVSGMFSLPAELIEQADRTRVLLRNVVDELAPPHVFCGHWHQRVTHSITHIDGRVTRVDVLDLENSREGNGVLVWPGEAPLRIGPLIIRGQ from the coding sequence ATGACCGAAGACGAGATCGGTCCGCCCCTTGCCGTGGTAGGTGATTGGCATGGCCAGCAGGGGTGGGCGCTGGCTGCAATAAGATCCGCTGCGCGCGAGGGCGTGAAACATATGATCCACGTCGGGGATTTTGGCCTTGACTGGCCGGGGGCAAAACGCGGGCGTTACGAAAACAGACTGAACAAGGTCTTGGCTGAACACGCGGTTTCGCTCACCCTGTCTATTGGTAACCATGACAACGTCTGGACTGCAAAGCGGCTCCCAGTTCAGGAAGACGGTCTTGCCACTTTCCAGGGCAACATCAGGGTGCTACCCCGCGGCGGGCGAACAACCATCCAAGGCCTGCGGATAGGCGGACTGGGAGGCGCGTTGTCAGTGGACAAAGCATGGCGTACGGAGGGCAAAGACTGGTGGCCCAACGAGGAGCCCACCGTTGAGGAAGCAGAACGCCTCATCGCCGGCGGCCCCTTGGACATTCTGATCACTCATGATGCTCCCGCCGGCGTACCGGTCAGCGGTATGTTCAGTCTGCCCGCAGAACTGATTGAGCAGGCAGATCGCACCAGAGTTCTGCTCCGCAATGTTGTTGACGAATTGGCCCCGCCCCACGTGTTTTGCGGTCATTGGCATCAGAGGGTCACACACTCGATTACGCACATCGACGGACGCGTGACCCGTGTTGACGTTCTCGACCTGGAAAACAGCCGGGAAGGCAACGGTGTTCTAGTTTGGCCTGGTGAGGCTCCGCTGCGCATTGGGCCTCTCATAATTCGGGGCCAGTAA
- a CDS encoding alpha-amylase family glycosyl hydrolase: MQDITAEDGCPAFELNVNFDDVLAGQEIRWGVRLDGPAGGNQWGIPTEDSGLGVIRPERHTILPEAGGQATAPYYLTLSRFLGAQKFYQGGGECIRFAVWAPNAKKVEVVFGKKNNGYIADDGTGIDSNQPAIALHDIGGGIWASVPQPGFQSYVGFPYMYRIENAEGATRMRTDIHSRWQIGRGDKNPKLTQWDGNPATLDGGVSCSVVIDQDVVRKEFEPATNPPTQITDEEFWSSEFASGNPVPSRLTELVIYELHIGSLGYNRPDAGNLQDAMDFIPHLVSLGVNAVELLPVSEFHGTLGWGYGDTHHFVIESSAGGRDKYKHFVRECHRNGIAVIQDVVYNHFDSEAERAEWQYDSELPEQNIYYWYEGRSTDHADPKNGYLWNGSTGWTPRLWEENVRQMFTSSAAEFAEEFHVDGFRVDLVEAIHRDQRREIDRVEIGAAKTYGHKLLREWSRTLNLIRPAVMRIAEDHSDWSAVTQPTDMAGMGFNAAWYARLYHDLIGDANNQLDKARVLHRVGFGTDDPVPLSQLSGSLASSGEARIVYHESHDEAGNSDDTMRTIRVAVNDASLFGPTRDAAEARTRLVAGISILSAGTPMFLMGEEIGARAPFIHNQILQGREDILGERHRLGANLFRYYQDLIRLRRSSPGFRSRNIDIIHASDDARIIAFTRSDGATRELVVASLNTRPFDAGYIIQSSVDRLGPGQWREVFNSDSRFYGGSDVGNFGAALLSQDGRIEVRLPANALVVLSRM, from the coding sequence ATGCAGGACATCACCGCCGAGGACGGCTGCCCGGCTTTCGAACTCAATGTGAACTTCGACGACGTTCTGGCCGGCCAAGAGATCCGGTGGGGTGTCCGACTGGACGGACCTGCGGGAGGGAACCAGTGGGGGATCCCCACTGAGGACTCGGGCCTGGGCGTGATCAGGCCGGAACGCCACACGATCCTGCCGGAGGCCGGAGGACAGGCCACAGCGCCCTACTACCTGACGCTCAGCCGGTTCCTGGGAGCCCAGAAGTTCTACCAGGGCGGCGGGGAGTGCATCCGGTTCGCCGTCTGGGCGCCGAACGCCAAAAAGGTTGAGGTCGTCTTCGGGAAGAAGAACAACGGCTACATCGCCGACGACGGGACGGGCATTGACTCGAACCAGCCTGCCATAGCCCTCCACGACATCGGCGGCGGCATCTGGGCCAGCGTTCCGCAGCCGGGCTTCCAGTCCTACGTGGGCTTCCCCTACATGTATCGCATCGAAAACGCGGAGGGCGCCACGAGGATGCGGACCGACATCCATTCCCGCTGGCAGATCGGACGGGGCGACAAAAACCCGAAGCTCACGCAATGGGACGGAAACCCGGCCACTCTCGACGGCGGCGTCAGCTGCAGTGTCGTCATCGACCAGGACGTGGTGCGGAAAGAATTCGAACCGGCCACCAACCCGCCGACTCAGATCACCGACGAGGAGTTCTGGTCCAGCGAGTTCGCCTCCGGGAATCCGGTGCCTTCAAGGCTCACAGAACTGGTGATCTACGAACTCCACATAGGCTCGCTGGGCTACAACCGGCCGGACGCAGGCAACCTGCAGGACGCCATGGACTTCATCCCTCATCTGGTGTCCCTCGGCGTCAACGCAGTCGAGTTGCTCCCTGTGTCCGAATTCCACGGGACGCTCGGTTGGGGCTACGGGGACACGCACCATTTCGTCATCGAGTCCAGCGCCGGCGGACGCGACAAGTACAAGCATTTCGTACGTGAATGCCACCGCAACGGGATCGCGGTCATCCAGGATGTCGTCTACAACCACTTCGACAGTGAAGCTGAGCGGGCGGAGTGGCAGTACGACTCCGAACTGCCTGAGCAAAACATCTACTACTGGTACGAGGGCCGGTCCACTGACCACGCAGATCCGAAAAACGGATACCTGTGGAACGGGTCAACTGGGTGGACCCCGCGGCTGTGGGAAGAGAACGTCCGTCAGATGTTCACCAGCAGCGCGGCTGAGTTCGCGGAGGAATTCCACGTCGACGGCTTCCGTGTGGATCTCGTCGAAGCCATCCACCGCGATCAGCGCCGGGAGATCGACCGTGTCGAAATTGGGGCAGCGAAAACTTACGGCCACAAGCTGCTGCGCGAGTGGAGCCGCACACTGAATCTCATTCGGCCGGCCGTCATGCGCATAGCAGAAGACCACTCGGATTGGTCCGCGGTGACACAGCCCACGGATATGGCGGGGATGGGATTCAATGCGGCCTGGTACGCCAGGCTCTACCACGACCTGATCGGTGACGCGAATAATCAGCTGGACAAGGCGAGGGTGCTCCACCGCGTTGGGTTCGGGACGGACGATCCGGTGCCGTTGAGCCAGCTCTCCGGATCACTCGCCAGTTCAGGGGAAGCACGGATCGTCTACCACGAGTCCCATGATGAGGCCGGAAATTCCGACGACACCATGCGCACGATCCGGGTGGCCGTCAATGACGCCTCCCTGTTCGGGCCGACTCGGGACGCTGCGGAAGCGCGGACAAGATTAGTCGCCGGGATCAGCATCCTGTCGGCTGGCACGCCGATGTTTCTCATGGGCGAGGAGATCGGAGCCCGGGCGCCTTTCATACACAACCAAATCCTGCAGGGCCGGGAAGATATTCTGGGTGAACGCCACCGGCTGGGAGCGAACCTATTCCGCTACTATCAGGACCTGATCAGGCTGCGCCGCTCCAGCCCGGGCTTCCGATCACGAAACATCGACATCATCCATGCCTCCGATGACGCCCGGATCATCGCCTTCACACGGAGCGATGGGGCAACCCGTGAGCTGGTTGTCGCGTCCCTGAATACCCGGCCGTTTGATGCGGGCTACATCATCCAGAGTTCGGTGGACCGGCTGGGCCCCGGGCAGTGGCGGGAGGTCTTCAACAGCGACTCGAGGTTCTATGGCGGATCGGACGTCGGTAACTTCGGTGCCGCGCTGCTCAGCCAGGACGGGCGGATCGAGGTGCGCTTGCCGGCCAACGCTTTGGTCGTACTGAGCAGGATGTGA
- a CDS encoding nuclease-related domain-containing protein, with protein MNGIYGRAATGLQDSSWAVNESVAKVGARGEQKTEALLNGFGKKAAVLHDLRIPIPGFKANIDHAIVSGKSVLLNDSKMWKPGLYLLLAT; from the coding sequence ATGAACGGCATCTACGGCCGGGCCGCCACCGGGCTGCAGGATTCTTCCTGGGCGGTGAATGAGTCCGTCGCGAAGGTCGGCGCCAGGGGTGAGCAGAAGACCGAGGCGCTGCTGAACGGCTTCGGGAAGAAGGCTGCCGTCCTGCACGACCTGCGGATCCCCATCCCCGGATTCAAAGCCAACATCGACCACGCCATCGTCTCCGGCAAGTCGGTGCTGCTGAACGACTCCAAGATGTGGAAGCCCGGCCTCTACCTGCTGCTGGCCACGTAG